The nucleotide sequence CTTCCGGATTCAGAATGCCACCTCATTAAAAACGCACAGTGGAAACGTGTCGACGCGAAGCAGAAACCGTCCACCCGATCACCATGCCAACAATGTACAAAACCTGCACGCACGCATGGGCGGTGGCGTTTCAAACCGTTGTCTTGAAGCCCACAAATTGGCAAACGCCGTGTTCGTACGGATCTCCGGTGCATTGGCAATTTCTTCGAAAAATTCTTGGCCCATGATCGCTCGTGTTTTACCGAGCCAACGAGCCGAGTCCGATCGAATTGTACGATCGGTCGCAGCGATCGTTGTTGACATTCCAAAGGGGCAAGCGCACATTCTTCCCGTCATCGACATGGATCGTTCACGCAAGGAACGGTCGCTTCTTTTCAGCGCGGAGTCATCCACATGCTTCTTGTCTGCGACTCGACTTTGGTTTGCTTCAACCGGTCGACCCAGCTTCCCAAGGTCGCGCCAGACACCCGTTGATTTTCAACGTGCTGTTGATTGCTGATGGCATGACGCCGCCGAAACTTTTGGCACGGCAACAACGCACTCTTGGTTCGGAAACTTTGCTTCCGGCCGATCCCTGCGAAACCATGACGCGACGCAGCGGTTGAAGGCAGAAGAGTTTCGAGCCGACGTTCCGATCAAGGGAGAGGGCATGATGGAACGCGCCTGCGGATAATGCTTCCGCGGTACATGGACGTCGCTCCCTTTTTTTTCGGATCCGCGAACTCACGTCGGACTTTAAAACGATTGGTTTTAAAACGTTTGGTTCGCTCCGGTGCAACAGATGGTCACCAACGCTTGATGAATCGGCATCACTACTGAAATTCCCGCCTGGAATGGATGCCCAAGGTCTTCGGACCCGGAACGGCGGATGCGAGCCGGCTTTGCATGATGCAAAGTCGGCTCGTTTCATTTGGCGCCGTCATGGACGCGTCTTTTCGCTCTTTTGCCCGCCGATTCGCAAACGCGAATGTGCGGTGATGCGCAGTTGTCACAGATAATCTTGGTTGCACCATCACCGCATGATTTCGGCCTTGGCGAAGGTCCTGATCTACAGTCGCGGCTTGGGTGGCTTCGCCGGCGGTGACGATTCATCGTGTCCCACCAATTGCAGGTCACGTGCGAAGATGTCGTCGCCACAAACAACAAACAAGGTTTGCATGTCTTCGCCCCCGAACGCGCAATCACGCATCCGACCACCGGCGACCGGACGGTTCAGAATGGCGTGAACGCGCCCCGGTTGATCAAAGATTTGAACACCCAAATCCGTGGCGACCACCAAACGTCCTTCACGCGTCATCGCCGCGCCGGCCGCAACGGGATCCGTCGCATCGACTGCTTGATGCAAGAATGAATACGGTTGACCGTCGACAAGATTTCCGTCTGGATCGATTCGGTACGACCACACGTAACGTCCGCCCGCATCGGTGACCAACAAGAACCGACGATCCGGCGTCACGGCCAACCCGGCGGGCCGCGACGGACACGGACGAACGCTTGCACCGGAGCCGCCGTCGACGAACTGAGTCAGCGTTCCCTTCTGTGGATCGGCTTGGTATCGGAGATCACCGACACGAATCTGGTCGCCACGACGATCCATGTTTTGGCGAATGGACTCGGGGGCTTCATCGATGCTGACCGATCGCCAGCTTTCACCCGCGATGGTGATGTCTTTTAATTCCGGATGGGATGTGGTGTCGGTGGTGATGGGCGTTTGCCAGTCGGCCCACAACCACTTCATCGCGTCAGGAAAAATCGCACTTCCGTGTTTGCCGTTATGGCCGCCTTCGCCCCAAACGTTTTCCACGTCGTATCCGGCCCACTGCAGCGCGGACAACATGGTTCGGTTGGCGTTCCACCAGTCGCCGGCGTAGATGTTCAAATCGTTGCTGCCGTCCTGCAAGAAGATCTTCAGCGGTTTCGGTTCGGTCTTTCGAATCATCGTCGGATAATTGTGACCGCCCCGAAGACCGACATACGTGCCAACGGTGCTGAAGACACGGCGAAACTGATCCGGCCGATGCCAGGCGACGCCCAGCGCGGCGATGGCGCCGCTGCTGCTGCCGCCGATCGCACGCAGATTCGGATCGTCCGTCAAACGATACTTTTTGCCGACGGTGGGCAAGATTTCGTCGATGACAAACCGGGCGTATCGATCGCTGACGGAATCGTATTCGAAACTGCGATTGAATCGATCCTGTGATTCCGCATCACCGCCCGGCACGACGCCGGGATTGATACAGATGGCGATCGTGACGGGCATTTCGCCACGATGGATCAAATTGTCGAACACGTTGGGCAGGGCCCAGGTGCTGTTTTTGCGGACGTATTTCTGGCCATCCTGGAACACCATCACCGCCGCCGGTTCGGTACCGTCGTACTGTGATGGGACGTAAACGAAGTAATCGCGGTGAGTGCCGGGGTAAATCTTGCTGTCGTTCCAGGTGTGCGCGGTGACTTCACCACGCGGGACGCTGTCTTGGGCAACCGCATCGGGATGCACGGGATACGATTCGGCGACTTGGGCATTCAGCGGGGCGGCCGAAACCGCGGCCAACAGGAACAGGCCGCTGCAGCGGGTCAAAACCTGGCGTGTCATCGTCGTGGCGGTGCCAGCGGCGTGACTGGCGGCGGGAAGGGAAGTGTGGCGGGGCGTTTTCATGGGGCGTTCCAAGAAAGCGGTTGTCGGTGTGAAATCGTGACAGGGCGATCGGCCGCGGAACGGTTCCGAGGTCGAATCCGCATCGCATCACGCAGCGTCAACGTTAACCCAAAGCCAATGATCCCGCTTCGCGACGACATCCCCAGCCGAACCACGCCGTTGGTCAATTACCTGATCATTGCGATTTGCACGATCGCTTTTTTGGCTCAGGTCGCATCGGTGGATTCCGGCAACACGATCGTCCAGCGGTTCGGAATGGTGCCGCTGCGGTTGAGCGAACCGAACAAGGAAATCGTCGTCCCTCAAGCCGAAGTCGTCTCCACGCCCTTCGGCCCTCGCCAAGTGATCACCGAAAAAGTGTTGCCGCCGCCGGCGGTTCCGGCTTGGGCGACGATTTTGACGTGCATGTTTCTGCACGGCGGCTGGATGCATTTCCTGGGGAATATGTGGTTTTTGTACATCTTCGGCGACAACGTCGAAGACCGGCTTGGTCCGCTGGGATATGCGATCGCGTATTTGGGGACCGGAGTGGCGGCAGGGCTGGCCCACTATTTCGCGGATCCGTCCAGCCCGGTGCCGACGATCGGTGCCAGCGGTGCGATCGCCGGGGTGATGGGGGCCTACGCGTTTCTGTACCCGCACGCTCGAGTGCTGGCGGTGCTGCCGATTTTCATCTTCATCCAGACGTTTGTTGTTCCCGCACCCGTGTTTTTGGGGATCTGGTTTTTGCTGCAGACTTTCAGCGGGATCGGGTCGACGATGGGCGGCCAGGCGGGCGGCGTGGCCTGGTGGGCACACGTGGGCGGGTTTGTGGCCGGTGGGCTGGTTGCTTTAGTGGTGGGCCGTTCACCGCTTGCGCATGACGCGGTGACCGAGCGGCGATTTTGACGCAGACTGCCAGTCCGACCGACGGCCCAGGTGCCGAAGCCGACTGGATCGCCGCAAGTCATTCACATCATTCGACTTGTGACACAAAAAAAGGTTTCGGCACGGCACTTGCAACATTGGCGTGCGCCAGCGACCGGGCTGCCAGTACGGCGGTGCGTCGCGTCAAACCATATCGGCCCAACGAATCTTACGATTCACAACCTCACGATTCTTCGAACCGTCATTGCAAAGGTGTCACGGAAATGGCAACTGCCACGAAATCAAAGTCCAACGTCAAGCTTCAGCCCCTCGGGGAACGCATCGTGGTGCAACGTGAAGAAAGCGAAGACGTCACCGCCGGCGGCATCGTGCTGCCCGATTCGGCCAAAGAAAAGCCGGCCCGAGGCGTGGTCATCGCCGTCGGAACCGGAAAGCTTTTGGACGACGGCAGCCGCAGCGAAAGCCAGTTGAAGGACGGCGACCGCGTGCTGTTCAGCAGCTATGCGGGTGAAAGCGTCGAAGTCGGCGACGTGGAATACCTGTTGATGCGTGAAGACGACGTCTTGGCCGTCATCGAATGATCCGGACCGCCGGAGGCCACTGAATTCGATCGCGGCATCCGGTCCCCGCCGTCCGAATACCAATTCATCTTTTGAAACAAGGTTTGTAATCACTCATGTCCAAAATCATCGCCTTTGATCAGGAAGCCCGCGAAGCGATCCGCCGCGGCGTGTCCAAACTGGCTCGTACCGTCAAAGTCACCCTGGGCCCGAAAGGCCGCAACGTCATCCTGCAAAAAAGCTTTGGCAGCCCGACGGTCACCAAGGACGGCGTGACGGTTGCTAAGGAAGTCGAACTGGAAGACGTCTATGAAAACATGGGCGCTCGAATGGTTCGCGAAGTCGCCAGCAAGACCAGCGACGTCGCCGGTGACGGAACCACCACCGCCACCGTGATGGCCGAAGCGATCTTTAACGAAGGCCTGAAGGCCGTGGTCGCCGGCGTCAACCCGATCCAAATGAAGACCGGGATCGAAGCCGCGGTTGCCGATATCACCGAGCAACTGCACAAGATGGCCACCAAGGTCAAAGACCAAGATGCGATGGCCAACGTCGCAACCATCGCCAGCAACAACGACCGCGAAATCGGCAACCTGTTGGCTGACGCCATGAGCAAGGTCGGTAAAGACGGCGTGATCACCGTCGACGAAGGCAAGAGCCTGCAGACCGAACAAGAATGGGTCGAAGGCATGCAGTTCGATCGCGGCTATCTGTCGCCGTACTTCGTCACCGACAGCAGCAGCATGGAAGCCGTCTTGGAAGACGCTTACGTGCTGATCTTTGAAAAGAAAATCAGCAACATCAAGGACATGGTTCCGTTGCTGGAGAAGGTGGTCGAAAAGGGCAAGCCGCTGTTGATCATCGCCGAAGACGTCGACGGCGAAGCCTTGGCCACTTTGGTCATCAACCGCTTGCGTGGCACCTTCACCGTTGCCGCCGTCAAAGCCCCGGGCTACGGCGACCGTCGCAAGGCCATGATGGAAGACATTGCCATCCTGACCGGCGGACAAGCAATCTTCGAAGCTTTGGGCGTCAAGCTGGAAAGCGTCGACCTGACCCACTTGGGACGTGCCAAGAAGGTCATCATCGACAAGGACAACACGACGGTCATCGAAGGTGCCGGCAAGAGCGCCGACATCAAGGCACGGATCGATCAAATTCGTCGCGAAATCGAAAACACCACCAGCGATTACGATCGTGAAAAGCTGGAAGAACGCTTGGCCAAGCTGGCCGGTGGTGTCGCCAAGGTCAACGTCGGTGCGGCGACCGAAAGCGAAATGAAGGAAAAGAAGGCTCGTGTCGAAGACGCTTTGCACGCGACTCGTGCGGCCGTCGAAGAAGGCATCCTGCCCGGTGGTGGTGTCGCTCTGTTGCGTGCCAGCAGCAAGGTCAAGCCCAGCGATCTAACCGAAGACCAAGTCATCGGTTACAACATCGTTCTGCGTGCCTGCCGCGCACCACTGACCATGATCGCAGAAAACGCCGGGCAAGACGGCGGCATCGTCTGCGAACGCGTGTTGTCGGCTAAGGCAAACGAAGGCTACAACGCCCTGACCGATACCTACGAAGACCTGGTCAAGGCCGGCGTGATCGACCCGACCAAGGTGACCCGTACCGCACTGGGCAACGCCGCCAGCGTCGCCACCTTGTTGCTGACCAGTGACGCCTTGATTGCCGAAAAGCCGAAGGCAGCCGGTAAGGCCGGTACCGGCGGCGATCACGACATGTATTGATCCCTTCGACCCAGTCGATCGAATCATCTTTCGATCGATCGAGTTACCGAGCCCCAACATCAAAATCGCGACTCGTCCGACCCGCTCGGACGAGTCGTTTTTTTGTTGTGTTGGTCGGCGACGCCCGCGATCGCTGCGGAAGGCGGATCTTATCAACGCTTGGGCATTGACGACGCGGACGGCTTGTCGCCAACCGGGGCACCCATCGAACAGCTATTCGCCGGCATCGTCGCCCCAACGACCGATCTTGATGGACAATGCGACCAATGCCGCCGACCAGGGACTTCACTGGTTGGCCGATCACGGCGACACGCTTTACCGATTCGCATTGCATCGGGTCAGTGATCCGGCCACCGCCGAGGACTTGGTCCAAGAGACGTTTTTGGCGGCGATTCGGTGTCAAAGGTCCCCGGCCGATGGCGATGATCGGGGCAGCGATTCGGGATCAGACGTTGACGAAATCCGCTGCGTGCAAGCTTGGCTGATCGGAATCTTGAAACACAAGATTTGCGACCATTTTCGCCAAGCCCGCCGCCAGAATGCGACTGGTGATCCGGACGCCGGGCCGACTTGGAAATCCATCGACACAGACAACATTGCGCCGGCGACCGACCAGCCCGATCCGTCGGCTTCGCTGGACCAGGCGGAGTTTCGCGATGCGTTGGCGGCCTGCATCGAACGGTTGCCGATTGCAATCGGCCAAGCAATCCGTTTGACTTTGGTGGGCGGACTGGACGCCGCCGAAAGCAGCGAACTACTGGGCATTTCACGCGATGCGTTGGCGGCCCGACTGTATCGGGGACGCCTGGCGCTGCGACAATGCTTGACGCGAACCTGGTCGACCGAGACCGACGACGAAAACCATGCGCGGCCGACCAAGCCCCCCGGGACCATCGCGGTGACAAAGAAATCCGAATGAATCGTTCCCTCGGACAAAATCTGCGGATGGTGCTGTCGCTTCGCTGCGACGAAAACCGGCATCTGCACAACCAGCGTCTGCTGCGTCGGTTGACCGCCACCGAGCGGTTCGCGATGTGGGGCCATTGGTTGGCCTGCGGCCCGTGCCGCCGCTTGATCCGTCAATTGTCCCGAATCGATCATGCGGCCCGGCGTCTGGGCGACGACTTGCAACGCAACCGTGAAGGCCAATCAACGTTGCCGTCCGATTCATATGACCGCATCGCCCGGGCCATTCATTCGGCATCCCCCCGCCCAACCCGCGGCGTCGATCCACCCCGTGAATCCGGCCAGGACCGTGGCAGGGACGACGACTGAAACGCCGCAGCCGAAGGCGAAAGGCAACGAACGGAAAGTTTTTTCTGATTTTGACGCAGATTCTGCGTCATCGCTCGGCTGCTGCAGCGACTACGCCCAAAACGGGATGCCGTCGGAAGACCCATCGCCGTTGATTTGGTCCTTCCTTTTCACGCTGCAGCTAACACCATGCGAATTTCTTCTCTGTGCCGATCGGCGCTGGCTTTGACCCTGACTTTGGCTTGCGGAAGCCTTCACCACGCCCATGCGGCCACCATCCAAGTGACGATTGAAAACTTGGGACTGGACGGCAGCACGCACGTCACCCCAGTGTTCATCGGATTCGGCGACGGAACCTTCACACCGTTCACCCCCGGACAATCGGCGACCACCGCGATTGAACGCTTGGCCGAAGACGGCAACACCGGTCCACTGGAATCCGCTTTTCCCTTTCCATCGGAAAATCGCACCACGCTGGTCCAGGGTGACGGCCCGCCGACGTTCGACGCCGGCGAATCGGCGACCGCGACGTTTGATATCGATCTGAATGGTGGGGCCAATCGATTGTTGCTGGCGACCATGTTGTTGCCGACCAACGACTGGTTCATCGCGACCCAAGGCAACGGTGTCGACCTGTCCGGTTTGACCGCGTCATCACCGATCAGTTTTGAACTGAATCGTTTGTACGACGCGGGAACGGAAGTCAACGACTTTGCCACGTCAGCGGCCAACGGACTGTTCGGGCTGTCCGGCGGTCAAACGGGACCCGACATTGGCACCGACGAAAACGGCGTGGTGACTTTCCTGGGTGAAATCGGCATCAACGATCGGCTGGCTGACTTCGAAGGAAGCGACCCGTTCGACGGCCGTCCGGTGGATTTCAATCCGACGCTGTCACCGCTGCGGGTCACCGTGTCGGCCGTGCCGGAACCGGCAACCTGTGTGGCGGCGGGCGCATTCGCGATCGGCGGCTTGGTGGCACAGCGTCGTCGCCGACGCAAAGACCGATCGCAGAGGTCCAAGACAGATCCGGCGTCCTGATTCGATACGGACAACGATGACGCAAACGGTTTGTCGCAGCCTTGTGCCTCTCAGGTATCGATCGCACGAAGTGATCAGTGGCTAGAATTGGGAAAAATTGACGTCGGCCGGTGCAACCTCATCAGCCGACGGATCTGATTTCCCAACGCTTTCTTACCGCCGTTCATGATCTGCAAACCCAAGTCTGACGTCTTACCGTTCCGCCGGTTGGTCGCTGTCGCGATTGGTTCGTTATTGTGCACCTGCATCGCCACCGCCCAACATGCCGACATTCCGCGACCGGAAGCCTGGAACGACCTGGTTCCCGGCGGACGATTCATGGATCGATTCGAACCGATCCCGTTATTGCAACCTCGGGTAAGTGCGGGCTGGGGTGTGGATGGCGTATGGCAGCGCGACGTTCAAAACGGAATCGAAGACGAATCGTTTTCCTACTGGGGTGGCAACATCCTGCAGGACGACGACGGCCGGTTCCACCTGTTTGTTTGCCGCTGGGACGAAGACCATCCCAAGGGCCACATGGCTTGGCGTGAATCGATCGTCGTCCGCGCGACATCCGACCATCGGCTGGGCCCTTACCGCGTCGCCGAGATCATCGGCCAGGGGCACAACCCCGAAGCTTATCGAACGGCCGATGGGCGAGTCGTTTGCTATGTGATCGATCGCAAGTTTGAGTGCCAAAGTTATGTCGGCCGATCCATCACAGGCCCTTGGGAAAAGGTTACCCCGGTCTATGACACACGTGACCGAAAGGTCATCGCCAACCTGACCAACAACAGCTTCAGCCGACGAGAAGACGGTTCGTTTTTGATGGTCAATCGTGGTGGTGGCATGTGGGTCAGCCGCGACGGGCTGGCACCTTGGGAACAAATCACCCAAGGCAGCAATTACCCGAAAGTCGAAGGCCGGTTCGAAGACCCCGTGCTGTGGCGCAGCAACGTCCAATACCACATGATCGTCAACGACTGGTACGGCCGTATCGCGTACCATTTGCGCAGCAAGAACGGTGTGCACTGGAAAGTGGATCCCGGCGAAGCCTACATGCCGGGGATCGCCGTTTCACAAGACGGCCAAAGCGACGACTGGTACAAGTACGAGCGGATCAAAATCTTTCAAGACGAACACGGTCGCGGCATCCAAGCCAATTTTGCCGTCATCGATTTCAGCAAGCACGATGACCTGCCCAACGACCAGCACAGTTCGAAAAATATCTCCATTCCGCTGAAGCCCGGACGCCTATTGACGCTATCCAACCCGACGGCGATCACCGACGACACCGCGGAGGTCCGCTTGCGAATCGATGCGGAAGAAGGCTTCGACCCGATCCGTGATCTGGACCTGGAAAGCCTGCGATTCGGTGCGCCGGAAGAAGTCGACTTTGGACGTGGCGCGACTCTGATTGGCACTGAACACGATGATCGTGGGTTGGTCTTGATCTTCGCCGGTACAGACTGCAATTTCGAAGACCATAACTTCGCCGGTAAACTGATCGGCCGCACCCGCGACGGTCAAATGACGTTCGGCTATTGCCGACTGCCTTGGGTCACGTATGTCGAACCGATCGTCACGGCAAAGCGTCCCGAAGCGATGGCCAACGATGCGGGCCTGTGGGTGTTGCGGATTCCGGTGGCCAACCACGGTCAAGTCGATGCGGCGGGATCAAAGATGTCCCTCCAAATCGACCAGACCGATCCCATCATTCTCGAATGCCCGCCGCTGAAACCCTATCAGTCGGCAAACGTTGTGGCCGCGATCCCGGATGACCTTCTGGACGGAAAGCCACACCAGGTGACGATCGGCTGTGGCATCGGGATCACCCGAACCAACGTCTTTGTCGCGGACAAGTTTCGATTGCCCGCGAAATGAGTCGCCTGGTCCTGCAACCAGGGCACCGCTATTTGACGAAGACGTCGACGCCGAATGATTCCAATTCGGCTTTGGCGTTTTGCAACGTCTTTTCGTCCAGCGGATTGCCGCCCAGATAGACCTGCAAGTAAGGCGCAAACCGTCGATCCGATTCCGCATCCTTTCGACACGCGTCAACCAGCGGCGACAAGTCTTTCACTTGGTTGCGAGACATCAGCAACATCTTTAGATCCGTCAGTCCCGCGACGGGCTTGAGCGAATCGACTTGGTTGCCGGAAAACTCCAACGTGGTCAGCCACGACAGCCCCGAAACCGGACGCAAATCGCGGATCTGATTTTTGGCGACGTCCAACGACCACAGCTTGGGCAACTTGGCCACCACCGCAATGTCGGGCAGCCGATTGTCGGCGGCGTAAAGCGTCCGCAGGTTGGACATGTTCGCGACCGGCGATAGATCGGCAATCTTGTTGCCCGAAAGGTCCAGGTATTGCATGGACGTCAGGTCTTTCAACGGACCAATGTCGCGGATCTTGTTGTCGCTAAGCGATACGGATTGCAACCGCTTCAAATTCGCGATCGGCGAAAGATCGCTGATCGCATTGTCACGCAGATCGATCAGCATCAATTCTTTGCAGTGCTGAAGTCCTTCCAGACTGGTGATCTTTTGATCGATCCCGACGACTCGTGAAATCTTGGCGACGTCGGACGCGGTGATCGGTTCGTCGTTGTAGCGTTTGGCAAACACTTCGCGGCGAACCGCGTCTTCCAAAGCTTCGTCGGCAAAGATCGACTTCACCGGTGCGGCGACCGGCTTCTTGTCGGCTTCATTCTTCCTTGCGTCCTGATTCTTAGCGTCTTCTTTCTTAGCGTCTTCTTTCTTAGCGTCTTCTTTCTTGTTGTTTTCTTTTTTCGCGTCGTCCTTCTTCACGTCCGCTTTTTTGGCGGGCGCGGGATCGTCCTTCTTCTCCGTCGCCTTTTCCGATCCTTCCTTCGCTTGTGCCGCTACCGGCTTTTCTTTATCCGTCGGTGGGTCGTCGGCGAACGCATTGGTCGATGTTGGGGCTAAAACCAGCGTGGTCAATCCGAACAGGGCAGCAAACCGAAGATGTCGATGAAGTTCTGCGATCATGTTGTCAGTCAAATCGATGGTCGAAGTAGGGGATGGAGGCGGGTACGGTCCGCTACCCCGGTGCGATAAACGCCGCGGTTGATCACGGGCCGCCGAGGCGCATTCTAACCCGGCTCGCGCGGGTTCGCATTGCGTTCGTCCCCGCAGGACCCACACCACCTGCGACCAAGCTTTGGTTGGAAGGCCCCTTTTGAAACGGCCCTTCAAAGCCATGCCCTGAACGCTCAAGCGATCAAAATTCCGGCGATCGCCCCGGTCATGCAACACGCCAGCAAACCGCCGAACATCGCCCGCAATCCCAGGGCAGCCAAGTCTTGCCGTCGACTGGGTTCCAAACCACCGATGCCGCCGACCTGGATGCCGATCGCACCGAAATTACTGAACCCCGCCAACGCATAGGTCAGCACCACGGCGGTTCGTTCGCTCAACACACCTTCCGGCCCAACGTCTGCTCGGCCGAGCGCGTCAAAGGCGATGAATTCGTTGGCAACGGTTTTCAGCCCGATCAGCCGTCCGGCTTCCATGCATTCGTCCGCCGGAATCCCCATCAGCCACGCGAAAGGCCAGCACAGGTATCCCAGTATTTGCCCCAGGCTGAACGTAAAGTCCGTCGCCGGCTGGAAAACGCCCAGCCGTAGGCCGGCCCATATCAGCGCATCGGCCAGATGCCCCAACAAGACATCGATCAACGCAATCAACGCCAAGAATGCGATCAACATCGCGCCGACGTTCAGCGCCAACTTCAATCCGTCACTGGCGCCTTGGACGGCCGCCCCGATCATGTTGTCATGCCCGCTGGCGGCAAATACCGACACCGCGTCGGCCACCCGGTCGGATTCGGTTTCCGGCACCATGACTTTAGCGATCAGCAACGCGGCCGGTGCGCTGATAACCGATGCGGTCAGCAGGTGAGAAATGTCGATGCCCATCCCGGCATACACGCCCAGCAACCCACCGGTCACGGTCGCAAAACCGCCGGTCATCATCGCGCACAATTCGCTGCGGGTCATCGTTGCCAAGTAAGGCTTGACCACCAGCGGGGCTTCGGTGTGACCGACGAAGACGTTGGCCGCGGCGGCCAAAGTTTCGGCGCCGGTGGTGCCCAACGAAAAACGCATCACCCACGCCATCGCAGCGACCAGCCGCTGCATGATGCCCAAGTGATAAAGAACGCTCATCAGCGAACTGAAGAAAATCACCGTCGGCAACACGCCGAATGCGAACGTGCCCAACAGCGAATCGCCCAGCGGGTTGTCACCGCCGGCGCGAAACAGAAAACCGCTGCCGGCATCGACACACGCCATGACTTCTTGAAAGACGTCGCCGATGAAGACGAAGAATGCTTTGCCGGGATTCGTCGCCAACACCAAGAACGCGAGGGTCAACTGCAACAACAGCCCGCCGACGACCACCCGCCAAGGAAACTTTCTGCGGTCACTGCTGATCGCCCAAGCCGCTGCGATGAAACAAGCCAGCCCCAGAACACAAATCAGCCTTGCTTGCACCGCTTATTAATCCTGGTTGGGCGTGTCAAAAATGCGGTCGCCGGCATCGCCCAAACCGGGCACGATGAACGCGTGTTCGTTCAGTTCGGGGTCAATGGCGGCGACAAAGATCTTCACGTCAGGAAAGTCTTTGGCGATTCGCTCGATTCCCGGCTTGGCCGCGATGATGCTTAACACGCGAATGTCGCCGACGCCCCAACGTTGCAATCGACGCACGACCAAATCGATCGATCCGCCGGTCGCCAGCATCGGATCCAAAATCATGGCGACGTCCGGCGGGCTGCCGTTGGGCAGCTTGTCGTAATAGCCCACCGGCTGTGCGGTTTCTTCATTGCGGTACATGCCCAAGTGCCAAACGCTGGCATCGGGCAAGATCTGCAGCACCGGATCGACCATCCCCAAGCCCGCTCGCAACACGGGAACCAATCCCACATCGGCATTGATTCGGCGGCAATCCGCCATCGCAACAGGCGTCTGAATCTGGACCCGATCGGTCGGCAAATGATCGGTCGCCGGCACGCTGATCAACATCGTCAATCGATGGACCGCGGCGCGGAATTCGGCGGGACAAGTCGTTTCACAACGGACGACCGACAGATGGTGGTCGACCAAAGGGTGCGAAACCCGAACGACATTACTTGGTTCGCTGGTCAAACGGTCGGTTCTCCCGCATCGGCCCCGATGAAACGTTTGGTCGATCAATGACCGCCGCCGTGCACTTGGCACGAAACGGACAGGCCCACGCGATGGAGCCCCGACCAATGGGCCGCAACGCCGGATCCGACGCGTCGGCGTCATCAAAGTCCGGCGCGGCCGAGCGGATGGGGTGGGATTCGAACCCACGGTAGAGTCTCCCCTACGACGGTTTTCAAGACCGTTGCCTTCGACCACTCGGCCACCCATCCGGACGTAGGACGCAAATCTACCAAGTCCGTTCCCAGGACGAAACCGACCCAAAATTCGGTTTGACTCGGCCGGCCCCACTTGTATCATTGAATTAATACAAGAGGCCAAGCAATGCAAATCCACGTCCGATCCGATTCGACACCGATCTATCAGCAGATCGTCGATCAGGTTCGGCACCGAATCGTCGCCGGTTTACTGAAACCTGGCGAGGAGATGCCGACGATCCGCGGGCTGGCCGAATCGCTGCGGGTCAACCCGAACACCATTCAGCGGGCT is from Crateriforma conspicua and encodes:
- a CDS encoding co-chaperone GroES, with protein sequence MATATKSKSNVKLQPLGERIVVQREESEDVTAGGIVLPDSAKEKPARGVVIAVGTGKLLDDGSRSESQLKDGDRVLFSSYAGESVEVGDVEYLLMREDDVLAVIE
- a CDS encoding alpha/beta hydrolase-fold protein; its protein translation is MTRQVLTRCSGLFLLAAVSAAPLNAQVAESYPVHPDAVAQDSVPRGEVTAHTWNDSKIYPGTHRDYFVYVPSQYDGTEPAAVMVFQDGQKYVRKNSTWALPNVFDNLIHRGEMPVTIAICINPGVVPGGDAESQDRFNRSFEYDSVSDRYARFVIDEILPTVGKKYRLTDDPNLRAIGGSSSGAIAALGVAWHRPDQFRRVFSTVGTYVGLRGGHNYPTMIRKTEPKPLKIFLQDGSNDLNIYAGDWWNANRTMLSALQWAGYDVENVWGEGGHNGKHGSAIFPDAMKWLWADWQTPITTDTTSHPELKDITIAGESWRSVSIDEAPESIRQNMDRRGDQIRVGDLRYQADPQKGTLTQFVDGGSGASVRPCPSRPAGLAVTPDRRFLLVTDAGGRYVWSYRIDPDGNLVDGQPYSFLHQAVDATDPVAAGAAMTREGRLVVATDLGVQIFDQPGRVHAILNRPVAGGRMRDCAFGGEDMQTLFVVCGDDIFARDLQLVGHDESSPPAKPPKPRL
- the groL gene encoding chaperonin GroEL (60 kDa chaperone family; promotes refolding of misfolded polypeptides especially under stressful conditions; forms two stacked rings of heptamers to form a barrel-shaped 14mer; ends can be capped by GroES; misfolded proteins enter the barrel where they are refolded when GroES binds) — translated: MSKIIAFDQEAREAIRRGVSKLARTVKVTLGPKGRNVILQKSFGSPTVTKDGVTVAKEVELEDVYENMGARMVREVASKTSDVAGDGTTTATVMAEAIFNEGLKAVVAGVNPIQMKTGIEAAVADITEQLHKMATKVKDQDAMANVATIASNNDREIGNLLADAMSKVGKDGVITVDEGKSLQTEQEWVEGMQFDRGYLSPYFVTDSSSMEAVLEDAYVLIFEKKISNIKDMVPLLEKVVEKGKPLLIIAEDVDGEALATLVINRLRGTFTVAAVKAPGYGDRRKAMMEDIAILTGGQAIFEALGVKLESVDLTHLGRAKKVIIDKDNTTVIEGAGKSADIKARIDQIRREIENTTSDYDREKLEERLAKLAGGVAKVNVGAATESEMKEKKARVEDALHATRAAVEEGILPGGGVALLRASSKVKPSDLTEDQVIGYNIVLRACRAPLTMIAENAGQDGGIVCERVLSAKANEGYNALTDTYEDLVKAGVIDPTKVTRTALGNAASVATLLLTSDALIAEKPKAAGKAGTGGDHDMY
- a CDS encoding rhomboid family intramembrane serine protease, which produces MIPLRDDIPSRTTPLVNYLIIAICTIAFLAQVASVDSGNTIVQRFGMVPLRLSEPNKEIVVPQAEVVSTPFGPRQVITEKVLPPPAVPAWATILTCMFLHGGWMHFLGNMWFLYIFGDNVEDRLGPLGYAIAYLGTGVAAGLAHYFADPSSPVPTIGASGAIAGVMGAYAFLYPHARVLAVLPIFIFIQTFVVPAPVFLGIWFLLQTFSGIGSTMGGQAGGVAWWAHVGGFVAGGLVALVVGRSPLAHDAVTERRF
- a CDS encoding RNA polymerase sigma factor, giving the protein MDNATNAADQGLHWLADHGDTLYRFALHRVSDPATAEDLVQETFLAAIRCQRSPADGDDRGSDSGSDVDEIRCVQAWLIGILKHKICDHFRQARRQNATGDPDAGPTWKSIDTDNIAPATDQPDPSASLDQAEFRDALAACIERLPIAIGQAIRLTLVGGLDAAESSELLGISRDALAARLYRGRLALRQCLTRTWSTETDDENHARPTKPPGTIAVTKKSE